The following coding sequences lie in one Synechococcus sp. PCC 7336 genomic window:
- a CDS encoding ATP-binding cassette domain-containing protein encodes MVEQQSWMIRQLSAGQKQRLLLACLLTRNPDMLLLDDPFAFLDAAGVHLLLALLQKRVRQGQAVLSIEHRLELLRGLCNRAYRIDVGCVSPMDLSELQAPFFSENNLRTTSGNRP; translated from the coding sequence ATGGTAGAGCAACAAAGCTGGATGATTCGCCAGCTCTCGGCAGGACAAAAACAGCGCCTGCTCCTGGCCTGTCTTCTCACCCGAAATCCAGACATGCTGCTGTTGGATGACCCCTTTGCATTTCTAGATGCCGCTGGCGTTCATCTCTTGCTAGCACTCTTGCAGAAGCGGGTACGGCAAGGGCAGGCAGTATTGTCGATCGAGCATCGTCTGGAACTACTACGGGGATTGTGCAATCGCGCTTATCGCATTGACGTTGGATGCGTTAGCCCTATGGATTTATCGGAACTGCAAGCCCCTTTCTTCTCTGAAAATAATTTGCGAACAACTTCGGGAAACCGACCCTAG
- a CDS encoding DUF4276 family protein, with protein MMELSYTLLSDGSSDKALIPILNWLLRNNLNNCAVQAQWADLRSLEKSLRDTFKKRIELSLELYPCELLFIHRDAERDSHQDRVNEIYEAVNQVESSFKIPAVCVVPVRMTEAWLLFDIAALRTAVSNPNGKIALQLPNTSKLEQEPDPKKTLHELLRQASGLSSRRLKRFSVNARTHRVAELIDDFGPLRSLPAFKSLESELGAVIQAQGWDLLQS; from the coding sequence ATGATGGAATTGAGCTATACTTTGCTATCCGATGGCAGTTCAGACAAAGCACTAATTCCAATCCTAAACTGGTTGTTACGAAATAATCTTAATAATTGTGCCGTCCAAGCTCAATGGGCAGATCTTCGCAGCTTGGAGAAATCACTAAGAGATACATTTAAAAAGAGGATCGAATTGAGTTTAGAACTATATCCATGTGAGCTTTTGTTTATCCATCGCGACGCAGAACGAGACTCTCATCAGGATCGAGTAAATGAAATTTATGAAGCTGTTAATCAAGTTGAATCTTCTTTCAAAATTCCAGCAGTTTGTGTTGTACCAGTTCGTATGACAGAAGCATGGCTGCTATTTGATATTGCCGCTTTGCGTACAGCAGTATCCAATCCAAATGGGAAGATCGCATTGCAGCTTCCAAACACTAGCAAACTTGAGCAGGAGCCCGACCCGAAAAAGACCCTCCATGAACTTCTTCGCCAAGCCAGTGGGCTTTCGTCAAGACGACTTAAAAGATTTTCTGTGAACGCTCGTACTCATCGTGTCGCAGAACTCATTGATGACTTTGGTCCGTTACGAAGTTTGCCTGCTTTTAAATCTTTGGAATCCGAGCTAGGAGCTGTTATTCAGGCGCAAGGGTGGGATCTTCTCCAGAGCTAG
- a CDS encoding AAA family ATPase, with protein sequence MLTRLKISGFKNLVDVDVRFGTFTCIAGANGVGKSNLFDSIRFLSALADLPLIEAALSIRDEAGKTGDVRSLFHRVGDAYADKMSFEAEMIVSEEGEDDLGQKAKASITFLRYSLILAYKSDNNFRSFGFLEILKEELVHINIGDATKNLLFPNRPTWRKSAVKGRRTSPFISTEDDGINRVIKLHQDGGSRGQPLSRSAVNLPRTVLSVTNAAEGPTALLARREMQSWRLLQLEPSSLRQPDEFTAPTKLEIDGSHLAATLYHLARLKRYGEEQSTNEVDSSVYYEIANRLASLIDDVDKVWIDRDDRRELLTLMVKSRDGTSHPAKALSDGTMRFLALAVLEQDPEAKGLLCLEEPENGIHPERIPKILHLLQDIATDTDEAIGPDNPLRQVIVNTHSPAVVMQVPEDSLLVAELREAIQLDRRFKRVCFGYLPNTWRHRKDSEPDSDRVVSKGRLLAYLNPVPSQDLELDRNGYNTKYKKSRTEKSKTRRVVDREDLQLLLPGFSSKQQL encoded by the coding sequence ATGCTGACTCGACTGAAGATTTCTGGATTCAAGAATCTCGTCGATGTAGATGTCCGCTTTGGGACATTTACTTGCATTGCTGGGGCAAATGGTGTCGGAAAATCTAATCTTTTCGATTCAATTAGATTCCTAAGTGCGTTGGCAGATCTACCTCTAATTGAAGCTGCTTTGTCTATTCGAGATGAAGCAGGAAAAACAGGTGATGTACGAAGCCTATTTCATCGTGTAGGCGATGCTTATGCAGATAAGATGTCCTTTGAAGCTGAGATGATCGTCTCAGAAGAAGGAGAAGATGATTTAGGACAGAAGGCAAAAGCAAGCATTACTTTTTTGCGTTATTCCTTAATACTTGCTTATAAGTCTGACAACAATTTTCGTTCCTTTGGATTTTTAGAAATTCTCAAGGAAGAATTGGTACATATCAATATTGGAGATGCAACCAAAAATCTATTATTCCCTAATCGCCCTACTTGGAGAAAGTCAGCGGTAAAGGGGCGCAGGACTTCGCCGTTCATCTCTACTGAAGATGATGGTATAAACCGAGTCATAAAACTACACCAAGATGGAGGAAGCAGAGGTCAGCCTCTATCTCGATCGGCAGTTAATCTTCCTCGCACTGTTTTGTCTGTCACAAATGCTGCTGAAGGCCCTACCGCGCTGTTAGCGAGGCGAGAGATGCAATCCTGGCGGCTGCTCCAACTAGAACCCTCCTCATTAAGACAACCTGACGAATTTACTGCGCCTACAAAATTAGAGATAGATGGCTCCCATTTGGCTGCAACTCTCTATCATCTTGCCAGACTCAAAAGATATGGAGAGGAACAGTCTACGAATGAAGTCGATAGCTCAGTGTATTACGAGATTGCAAATCGTTTGGCAAGTCTAATTGACGATGTTGATAAGGTGTGGATTGACCGGGACGATCGGCGTGAGCTGCTTACTTTAATGGTTAAAAGCCGCGATGGCACTTCTCATCCAGCCAAAGCACTTTCAGACGGTACTATGCGATTTTTGGCATTGGCAGTTCTGGAGCAGGATCCAGAAGCAAAAGGTCTTCTGTGCCTTGAAGAACCAGAAAACGGAATTCATCCAGAGCGAATTCCAAAAATTCTTCACCTGCTCCAAGATATTGCTACCGATACAGATGAAGCTATTGGACCAGACAATCCTTTACGGCAAGTGATTGTTAATACTCACTCACCAGCCGTTGTCATGCAAGTACCTGAAGATAGCCTTCTAGTAGCTGAATTAAGAGAAGCAATACAGTTAGATCGGAGGTTTAAGCGGGTTTGCTTTGGATACTTGCCTAACACTTGGCGACACCGAAAAGACTCAGAGCCTGACAGCGATCGCGTTGTTTCAAAAGGTAGACTTCTTGCGTACCTCAATCCAGTTCCCAGTCAAGATCTAGAGTTAGATCGCAATGGGTATAATACAAAATATAAAAAATCAAGGACTGAAAAATCTAAGACGCGTAGAGTTGTCGATAGAGAAGACCTTCAACTATTACTTCCAGGGTTTTCTAGCAAGCAACAGCTATGA
- a CDS encoding transketolase C-terminal domain-containing protein, with product MTATTATFPIDLGTYKPLRLDAATPTLSDGQKADLQFNIQLCRDAIVFFTATGAARGVGGHTGGPFDTVPEVMILDALFRGSADQYVPIFFDEAGHRVGTQYLMAALEGSLPVEQLLKYRAAHSTLPGHPELGLTPGVKFSSGRLGHMWPYVNGVAFANPGKTVFCLGSDGSQQEGNDAEAARLAVAQHLNVKLLIDDNDVTIAGNPSKYMPGFSVTRTLEGHGLKVLEGNGEDIDGLYARICEAVNTPGPIAVVNKRPMCPGIEGLEGSNHGHDVISVDLALQYLSARGHDAAVEYLKGIEKPKNTYTFLGSSDTVGSNRNVFGQAVVEILGGMSEGDRKNNVLVIDSDLEGSCGLQHIRKAHPEVFVSGGIQERSNLSAAAGFGMEKGKQGIFATFSAFLEMCVSEITMARLNYSNLLCHFSHAGIDDMADNTCHFGINNMFADNGLDDGYETRLYFPADANQMKACVTSVFGDPGLRFIFSTRSKVPMILDGDGGELFGGNYTFTPGKDEVVREGTAGYIVSFGDALYRSLDAVERLKQEGIDVGLINKATLNVVDEETLAKIGASPFVIVVEAFNRRTGLGSRFGSWLLERGYAPKYAYLGTHEEGCGGLWEQFPHQGIDPVGIMAKVKELVG from the coding sequence ATGACTGCCACCACAGCCACCTTCCCGATTGACCTCGGTACCTACAAGCCCCTGAGGTTAGACGCCGCTACCCCGACCCTGAGCGATGGGCAAAAAGCGGACTTGCAATTTAATATCCAACTGTGTCGCGACGCGATCGTTTTCTTCACTGCGACTGGAGCTGCTCGGGGAGTTGGCGGCCATACGGGCGGACCATTCGATACTGTGCCCGAAGTGATGATTTTGGATGCCTTATTCCGGGGCAGTGCGGACCAATACGTCCCCATCTTTTTCGATGAAGCCGGTCACCGGGTGGGAACTCAGTATTTGATGGCTGCGCTAGAGGGTTCCCTGCCGGTCGAACAATTGCTGAAATATCGAGCAGCCCACTCCACCCTGCCCGGTCACCCCGAATTGGGCCTAACCCCTGGCGTCAAATTTAGTTCGGGCCGCCTCGGCCACATGTGGCCCTATGTGAATGGCGTTGCCTTCGCCAATCCCGGCAAAACGGTGTTCTGTCTGGGTTCCGATGGCTCGCAGCAGGAGGGCAACGATGCCGAAGCCGCCCGTTTGGCGGTGGCGCAACACCTCAATGTCAAGCTCCTAATCGACGATAACGATGTCACCATTGCAGGCAATCCGTCGAAGTACATGCCCGGTTTCAGCGTGACGCGCACGCTGGAAGGCCACGGGTTGAAAGTTTTGGAAGGCAATGGCGAAGACATCGACGGCCTCTACGCTCGCATTTGCGAAGCCGTCAATACCCCCGGCCCGATCGCCGTTGTCAACAAGCGCCCGATGTGCCCGGGCATTGAAGGACTGGAGGGTTCCAACCACGGCCACGATGTCATCTCAGTCGATCTCGCTCTGCAGTACTTGTCCGCTCGCGGCCACGATGCTGCTGTCGAATACCTCAAGGGCATCGAAAAACCCAAAAACACTTATACCTTCTTGGGTTCTTCCGACACGGTGGGTTCTAACCGCAATGTTTTTGGCCAAGCGGTGGTGGAAATTTTGGGGGGCATGAGCGAGGGCGATCGCAAGAATAATGTATTAGTTATCGATAGCGATTTGGAGGGCTCCTGCGGTCTGCAGCACATTCGCAAAGCCCACCCGGAAGTGTTTGTGAGCGGCGGCATCCAAGAGCGGAGCAATCTGTCTGCGGCAGCAGGCTTCGGGATGGAAAAAGGCAAGCAGGGGATCTTTGCCACTTTCAGTGCCTTTTTAGAGATGTGCGTCTCCGAAATTACGATGGCACGGCTGAACTATTCCAACCTGCTCTGCCATTTCTCCCATGCTGGGATTGACGATATGGCCGACAACACCTGTCATTTCGGCATTAATAATATGTTTGCCGATAATGGCTTGGATGATGGTTATGAAACTCGGCTGTATTTCCCGGCAGATGCCAACCAAATGAAGGCTTGCGTCACATCGGTGTTTGGCGATCCGGGGTTGCGTTTTATCTTCTCCACCCGCTCCAAGGTGCCGATGATTCTGGATGGCGATGGTGGCGAGCTGTTTGGCGGCAACTATACTTTTACTCCTGGCAAAGATGAGGTGGTTCGCGAGGGGACGGCGGGGTATATCGTCAGTTTTGGCGATGCCTTGTACCGATCGCTGGATGCTGTGGAGCGCCTCAAGCAAGAGGGTATCGATGTGGGCTTGATTAACAAGGCGACGTTGAATGTGGTAGATGAAGAGACTCTGGCTAAAATTGGTGCTTCTCCTTTCGTTATTGTTGTGGAGGCTTTCAACCGCCGCACGGGGTTGGGCAGCCGGTTTGGGTCTTGGTTGCTGGAGCGGGGCTACGCACCTAAGTATGCCTATCTCGGTACTCACGAGGAAGGCTGCGGTGGTTTGTGGGAGCAATTCCCACACCAAGGCATCGATCCGGTGGGGATTATGGCCAAGGTGAAGGAACTGGTGGGTTAG
- the smc gene encoding chromosome segregation protein SMC → MYVKQLELTRFKSFGGTVTIPLLPGFTVVSGPNGSGKSNIIDGLLFSLGLATSRGMRAERLPDLVHSASLEKSKAGRRTETWVSVTFAIPKPDGEAMDWKVTRRLRVNAAADSYTSTYYINDIPCTLTELHEQLSEMHIYPDGYNVVLQGDVTGIISMNAKERRQIIDELAGVANFDRKIDQAKTKLEAVREQEERSGLVMRELEEQSDRLIKECEKAEKYQKLRLQLEEYELWREELTRRHVRIQIQQAQQEIEAARKAEAEANQKLEDLQKAIAADEATLNQLNQAVRQLGEAEYLDLQSELARAQAKHQQQQGQIETWTKERSAAQTAIQQAEERIRQLQSESQQREEQLGQLDRQSADLQTQQQQRQQALENARAQMQAIAQSSDAWAKQHRYLSDQLKQNRQLAQPYEQSRIRLSERLQQLERQQQEGQTEMQQLETWLQAQAERTRQLEAMSARAETEAQTLGQQLADLQSELELNRATAERLRNEWQAQQRQLDKLETRQQVLQETRGSRAVKVVMDAGLAGVCGLVAQLGQVDPKYQLAVEIAAGGRLNHLVVETDEVASRAIAILKQKQAGRATFLPLNKLKEARPLPMRRLPGAIDYAFNLMEFDSRYRDVFAFVFGQTLIFESLDRARSFIGQHRIVTLDGELLETSGAMTGGANKQRHSVHFGAAESREMVEVRRRYEELSELLEAIAPRVKAQQEQFKQLSKSFNDARDRARAASTDYQKHLATTQSRQERFELLQTTLAAQQQEREQSQIELERCELELAPLSDRIRDLSEKLQQLEESSLNQRWQEMQSLVQQAEQVLQESEAAIRQLEQQQQQLKSEQQLNVEKVQQQSDRIGEMDEKAAQLLQQCDRMQGEVQQSQTGIEQLEARIEVLSQRLAETRSRRDEQELQLRSRQQQAQRLEWDKHAAATKQQEKTELLQHLQQQLREMLGDAAETPPPEIPDDLTLEDLQAQIKRTEAKLRALEPVNMLAIEEHKTTQARVEDLRQKLETLQEERTELLLRIENFTTLRTQAFMDSFTAVNEHFRQIFAQLSDGDGQLQLENPADPLAGGLTLIAHPKGKPVRRLNSMSGGEKSLTALSFIFALQRFRPSSFYALDEVDAFLDGGNVEKLAAMVLSNSQQAQFVVVSHRRPMIERSERIIGVTQARGAYTQVVGVKNPADRGGQLSPTA, encoded by the coding sequence ATGTACGTCAAGCAGCTGGAGCTGACTCGGTTTAAGTCTTTTGGCGGCACAGTGACGATTCCGCTGTTGCCCGGTTTTACAGTGGTTTCCGGGCCAAATGGCTCGGGAAAATCCAACATTATTGACGGCCTGTTATTTTCCTTGGGGCTGGCAACTTCGCGGGGGATGCGGGCAGAACGACTGCCAGATTTGGTCCATTCTGCCAGTTTGGAAAAGTCCAAAGCAGGGCGACGCACCGAAACTTGGGTATCGGTCACCTTCGCCATTCCCAAACCTGATGGGGAGGCGATGGATTGGAAAGTGACGCGGCGGCTGCGGGTGAATGCGGCGGCGGATAGCTATACCAGTACCTATTACATTAACGACATTCCCTGTACCCTCACCGAACTGCACGAACAACTGTCGGAGATGCACATCTATCCCGATGGTTACAATGTCGTCTTGCAGGGGGATGTGACGGGCATTATCTCGATGAATGCCAAAGAGCGCCGTCAGATTATTGACGAGTTGGCTGGTGTAGCCAATTTCGATCGCAAAATTGACCAGGCCAAAACTAAGTTGGAGGCAGTGCGGGAACAGGAGGAGCGCTCGGGCCTGGTGATGCGGGAGCTAGAAGAACAAAGCGATCGCCTGATTAAAGAGTGTGAAAAGGCCGAGAAATATCAAAAGTTACGCCTTCAACTGGAAGAGTACGAGTTGTGGCGGGAGGAATTGACGCGGCGACACGTTCGCATCCAAATTCAGCAAGCCCAGCAGGAGATTGAAGCGGCTCGCAAAGCTGAGGCCGAGGCGAATCAAAAACTAGAGGACTTGCAAAAGGCGATCGCCGCTGACGAAGCCACCCTGAATCAGTTAAATCAAGCGGTGCGCCAACTGGGGGAGGCGGAATATCTGGACTTGCAAAGTGAGTTGGCTCGGGCGCAGGCCAAGCACCAGCAACAACAGGGGCAAATTGAAACTTGGACAAAAGAGCGATCGGCAGCCCAAACCGCCATTCAGCAAGCGGAAGAGCGCATTCGCCAACTGCAGTCAGAATCGCAGCAACGGGAGGAACAGCTAGGCCAACTCGATCGCCAATCCGCCGACCTTCAAACCCAACAACAGCAGCGCCAGCAAGCCCTAGAGAATGCCCGGGCGCAAATGCAGGCGATCGCCCAATCGTCAGACGCTTGGGCCAAACAACACCGCTATCTTTCCGACCAACTCAAACAGAATCGCCAACTGGCCCAACCCTACGAGCAAAGCCGTATCCGCCTGAGCGAGCGATTGCAGCAACTGGAGCGCCAGCAGCAGGAGGGGCAAACCGAAATGCAGCAGCTAGAAACTTGGCTGCAGGCACAGGCAGAACGCACCCGACAGTTGGAGGCGATGAGCGCGCGGGCAGAAACCGAAGCTCAGACATTGGGCCAGCAATTGGCGGATCTCCAATCCGAGTTAGAACTCAATCGAGCGACCGCCGAGCGATTGCGCAATGAGTGGCAGGCCCAACAGCGCCAGTTAGATAAGTTAGAAACTCGCCAGCAAGTACTGCAGGAAACCCGAGGCTCTCGTGCCGTCAAAGTGGTCATGGATGCTGGTTTGGCAGGGGTGTGCGGCTTGGTGGCCCAACTGGGTCAGGTGGACCCCAAGTACCAGTTGGCAGTGGAGATCGCTGCCGGAGGGCGGCTCAATCATTTAGTGGTGGAAACAGATGAGGTGGCTTCGCGGGCGATCGCAATTTTGAAGCAAAAGCAAGCGGGGCGAGCCACGTTTCTCCCCCTCAATAAGCTGAAGGAAGCCCGTCCCCTGCCAATGCGACGGCTGCCGGGGGCGATCGATTATGCGTTTAATTTGATGGAATTTGACTCCCGCTATCGGGATGTCTTTGCGTTTGTTTTCGGTCAAACCCTGATTTTTGAATCCCTCGATCGCGCCCGCAGTTTTATCGGCCAGCATCGTATAGTCACCCTCGACGGCGAATTGTTGGAGACTTCCGGTGCGATGACCGGCGGTGCCAACAAGCAGCGCCACAGCGTTCACTTTGGTGCAGCAGAATCTCGGGAAATGGTGGAGGTGCGCCGCCGCTACGAAGAGTTGTCAGAGTTGTTGGAGGCGATCGCCCCTCGGGTCAAAGCTCAGCAGGAACAATTCAAGCAGTTGTCCAAAAGCTTTAACGACGCCCGCGATCGCGCCCGCGCCGCCAGCACGGACTATCAAAAACACTTAGCGACCACCCAATCCCGCCAGGAGCGTTTCGAACTGCTGCAAACCACCCTCGCCGCCCAGCAGCAGGAGCGAGAACAAAGCCAGATCGAACTGGAACGGTGCGAGCTGGAGTTGGCACCGCTGAGCGATCGCATTCGCGATCTGAGCGAGAAATTACAGCAATTGGAAGAGTCTTCCCTCAATCAACGCTGGCAGGAAATGCAATCGCTGGTGCAACAGGCGGAGCAGGTGTTGCAGGAGAGCGAGGCAGCAATCCGGCAACTGGAGCAACAGCAGCAGCAGCTTAAATCCGAGCAGCAGCTCAATGTCGAAAAGGTGCAGCAGCAAAGCGATCGCATTGGGGAGATGGACGAGAAAGCCGCGCAGTTGTTGCAACAGTGCGATCGAATGCAGGGGGAGGTGCAGCAGTCTCAAACGGGGATCGAACAGTTAGAGGCGCGAATTGAAGTGTTGTCGCAGCGGCTGGCAGAGACGCGATCGCGGCGGGACGAGCAGGAGCTGCAGCTGCGATCGCGCCAGCAGCAAGCCCAGCGGTTGGAATGGGACAAGCATGCGGCGGCCACCAAGCAGCAGGAGAAAACGGAGTTGCTGCAGCACTTGCAACAGCAGTTGCGGGAAATGCTGGGGGACGCCGCCGAGACGCCGCCCCCCGAGATCCCCGACGATTTGACGCTGGAGGACTTGCAGGCCCAGATTAAGCGCACCGAAGCAAAATTGCGGGCCTTGGAGCCGGTGAATATGTTGGCGATCGAGGAGCATAAGACCACCCAAGCTCGGGTTGAAGACTTGCGGCAAAAGTTAGAGACATTGCAAGAGGAGCGCACCGAACTCTTGCTGCGCATCGAAAATTTCACCACCTTGCGCACGCAGGCGTTTATGGACTCATTTACTGCCGTCAACGAACATTTCCGGCAGATTTTTGCCCAGTTGTCAGATGGGGACGGGCAGTTACAGCTAGAAAATCCCGCAGACCCGCTTGCCGGCGGCTTGACGCTGATCGCCCACCCGAAGGGCAAGCCCGTGCGCCGTCTCAATTCCATGTCGGGGGGCGAGAAGTCGCTAACGGCTCTGAGCTTCATTTTTGCCCTGCAGCGGTTTAGGCCGTCTTCCTTCTACGCGCTGGATGAGGTGGATGCATTTTTGGATGGGGGGAATGTGGAGAAATTGGCGGCGATGGTGCTGAGTAATTCGCAGCAGGCTCAGTTTGTGGTGGTGAGTCATCGCCGGCCGATGATCGAGCGATCGGAGCGGATTATTGGGGTGACCCAAGCGCGGGGAGCTTACACGCAGGTGGTTGGAGTCAAGAATCCAGCCGATCGAGGCGGGCAACTTTCCCCTACCGCCTGA
- a CDS encoding cupin domain-containing protein yields the protein MNKQELIGRLSLVEHIEGGYFVETYRSQQDISTERTGSNRSVMTSIYYLLTDDRPIDCLHKNRSDIMHYFHAGSPITYILLTPDGQFQKVKLGLDLANGEVPQLLVPGGYWKAATLEAGEFGLIGEAVAPGFDYRDMEVATSEAIRLEFPTFWGEVAPFIRK from the coding sequence ATGAACAAACAAGAACTCATCGGAAGACTGTCGTTAGTAGAACATATTGAGGGGGGATATTTTGTCGAAACCTATCGATCGCAGCAAGACATCTCCACCGAACGAACAGGCTCCAATCGCTCTGTAATGACTTCGATCTATTACCTCCTAACCGACGATCGTCCGATCGATTGCCTCCACAAAAATCGATCAGATATTATGCATTATTTCCACGCGGGTTCCCCGATTACCTATATCCTACTAACTCCAGATGGGCAGTTTCAGAAAGTGAAGCTCGGGTTAGATCTCGCTAACGGAGAAGTACCGCAGTTACTCGTGCCCGGAGGGTATTGGAAAGCAGCCACACTAGAGGCTGGAGAGTTTGGCTTGATTGGGGAAGCAGTTGCGCCGGGATTTGACTATCGCGATATGGAGGTTGCGACCTCTGAGGCGATCCGGCTAGAGTTTCCTACCTTTTGGGGGGAGGTAGCGCCGTTTATCAGGAAATAA
- a CDS encoding DUF924 family protein, with translation MASVEEILAFWFGEPGSEGFGRPRRVWFRKDDRFDAAIRDRFLPDYFLAAAGQLDAWQDEPHSCLALLLLLDQFPRNLFRDRPQAYATDPKALAIAEGAIALQYDRQLLPIQRWFMYLPFEHSESLDHQDRCVALFQALGDEVGDPQAVASARRHRELIRRFGRFPHRNAVLGRLSTPAELEFLQQPRSRF, from the coding sequence ATGGCATCGGTGGAAGAGATTTTGGCATTTTGGTTTGGCGAACCGGGCAGTGAAGGATTCGGTCGGCCCCGTCGAGTTTGGTTTCGCAAAGACGATCGCTTCGATGCCGCCATTCGCGATCGCTTTTTGCCCGACTACTTTCTTGCGGCTGCAGGTCAGCTCGATGCTTGGCAAGATGAGCCCCACAGTTGCCTAGCGCTGTTGTTATTGCTCGATCAATTCCCCCGCAATCTGTTTCGCGATCGCCCGCAAGCGTATGCCACCGATCCGAAAGCTCTCGCGATCGCCGAAGGGGCGATCGCTCTCCAATACGATCGTCAGCTCTTGCCGATCCAGCGCTGGTTTATGTATTTGCCCTTCGAACACAGCGAAAGTCTAGACCATCAAGATCGATGCGTTGCTCTGTTCCAAGCTTTAGGGGATGAAGTGGGAGATCCTCAAGCAGTCGCGTCTGCCCGCCGACATCGCGAGCTTATACGCCGTTTTGGCCGCTTTCCCCACCGCAATGCTGTTTTAGGTCGTCTCAGCACGCCTGCAGAATTGGAATTTTTGCAACAACCAAGATCTCGTTTTTAG
- a CDS encoding LrgB family protein — protein sequence MTLAAYNIAFRLYCYAKCNPLLNPVVTAIAISITFLLLTNTSYEVYFEGGQYVHFLLGPATVALAIPLYKQFSKLRQLWLPVSIAIISGVTIGALSSVTIAWLLGASLQTQLSIAPKSVTAPVAMGISEQIGGLPSLTAVLVVMTGILGAVLGTKLLKLMRIKDDSVKGIALGVTAHGMGTARAFQVSSEMGAFSGLAMALSAFSTAILLPWLLSLVGILR from the coding sequence ATGACCTTGGCAGCCTACAACATTGCTTTCCGACTTTATTGTTATGCGAAGTGCAACCCTTTACTCAATCCCGTGGTGACAGCGATCGCCATCTCAATCACTTTTCTTTTATTAACCAATACATCCTATGAAGTATATTTTGAGGGAGGGCAGTACGTTCATTTTTTGCTGGGTCCGGCAACGGTTGCTTTAGCCATACCGCTGTATAAACAATTTTCTAAATTGAGACAGTTATGGCTGCCGGTATCGATCGCCATCATTTCGGGGGTCACCATTGGTGCTTTGAGTTCCGTCACGATTGCTTGGCTTTTGGGTGCCAGTCTACAAACGCAATTATCGATAGCCCCTAAATCTGTTACGGCACCTGTGGCAATGGGGATTTCGGAACAAATTGGCGGATTGCCATCACTCACAGCAGTTTTAGTGGTCATGACGGGTATTCTGGGAGCTGTCCTCGGTACGAAGCTTTTAAAGTTAATGCGCATTAAAGATGACAGCGTTAAAGGCATTGCTTTGGGGGTGACTGCACATGGGATGGGAACCGCCCGCGCCTTTCAAGTCAGCTCGGAAATGGGGGCTTTTTCAGGTTTGGCTATGGCATTGTCGGCATTTTCCACTGCCATTCTTCTGCCTTGGTTACTCAGCCTAGTCGGCATACTTCGATAA
- a CDS encoding CidA/LrgA family protein has protein sequence MSFLNGITILLIYELVGEISSLLLQIPVPGPVLGMTLLFLTLLLRRSIDESLDSASTALLSHLPLLFVPAGVGVIIHFDRIVNEWIPIGIALVLSTAITMASTAAIMTGTNYLLSKRSNKDA, from the coding sequence ATGAGTTTTCTGAATGGTATAACGATACTTTTGATTTACGAGCTGGTCGGCGAAATCAGCTCACTTTTACTGCAGATCCCCGTGCCGGGTCCGGTGCTGGGCATGACCTTGCTATTCCTCACACTATTACTGCGGCGAAGCATAGATGAATCGCTAGATTCAGCTTCTACAGCACTCTTGAGCCACCTGCCGCTGCTCTTTGTACCGGCTGGCGTGGGTGTAATCATCCACTTCGATCGAATCGTTAACGAATGGATACCGATCGGCATCGCTTTAGTGCTGAGCACCGCGATAACGATGGCCTCTACAGCCGCGATTATGACAGGTACCAATTATCTACTCTCAAAGAGGTCGAACAAAGATGCCTGA